Proteins encoded by one window of Vigna radiata var. radiata cultivar VC1973A chromosome 5, Vradiata_ver6, whole genome shotgun sequence:
- the LOC106760824 gene encoding WAT1-related protein At4g08300, whose translation MEDQNGGGKFSQGLRKLKPYLAILSLQFGYSGMYIITMVSFKHGMSHWILSVYRHVVAAIIIVPFALVLERKIRPKMTLPIFLRIVALGFLEPVLDQNLYNMGMKMTSTTFASATVNVLPAITFIMALIFRLEKVNLRKFHSLAKVIGTVITVSGAMVMTLYKGPAFQIIKGGGAISSHSNSSSSTTEPSDQHWVVGTVMLISSCASWAGFFILQSFTLKKYPAELSLTAWICVMGIIEGSIASLIFERDFSVWVIGWDSRLLACVYSGVICSGMAYYVQGVVTRERGPVFVTSFSPLCMIITAALGSLVLAEQVHLGSIFGAILIVCGLYTVVWGKSKDRVNTRETGKEARQELPMKDSTKSASDNFYGLEINVSDEVLRKGVPPTTLS comes from the exons ATGGAGGACCAAAATGGTGGTGGTAAGTTCAGCCAAGGGCTTCGCAAGTTGAAGCCTTACCTTGCTATATTGTCCCTTCAGTTCGGCTACTCAGGCATGTATATCATCACCATGGTTTCTTTCAAGCATGGCATGAGTCATTGGATACTCTCAGTTTACCGTCACGTAGTTGCCGCCATTATCATAGTCCCttttgcacttgtccttgaaaG AAAAATTAGACCAAAGATGACTCTTCCCATCTTCCTCAGGATAGTCGCACTTGGTTTCCTTGA GCCAGTGCTAGATCAGAACTTGTACAACATGGGAATGAAAATGACTTCAACAACGTTTGCATCCGCCACAGTTAATGTCCTCCCAGCCATTACTTTTATTATGGCTCTCATTTTCAG GCTGGAGAAGGTGAACCTGAGAAAATTTCACAGCCTAGCGAAGGTCATTGGAACGGTTATAACAGTTTCAGGAGCTATGGTTATGACTCTGTACAAAGGTCCTGCCTTCCAAATCATAAAGGGTGGAGGAGCCATCAGCAGCCACAGCAACTCTAGCAGTAGTACCACTGAACCCTCTGATCAACACTGGGTGGTTGGCACAGTCATGCTCATATCAAGTTGTGCCAGTTGGGCTGGTTTCTTCATTTTGCAA TCATTCACTTTGAAGAAGTACCCAGCAGAGCTCTCACTCACAGCATGGATTTGCGTAATGGGAATCATTGAGGGTTCAATCGCATCCCTTATATTTGAACGAGACTTTAGTGTATGGGTCATAGGCTGGGATTCAAGGCTTCTTGCTTGTGTGTATTCT GGGGTGATTTGTTCTGGAATGGCGTACTATGTACAAGGGGTTGTGACCAGGGAACGTGGACCTGTGTTTGTGACATCTTTCAGCCCTCTATGTATGATAATCACCGCTGCATTGGGTTCTCTTGTTTTAGCCGAACAAGTTCATCTTGGAAG TATATTTGGGGCTATTCTGATCGTGTGCGGACTTTACACTGTGGTGTGGGGCAAAAGCAAAGACCGTGTGAACACAAGAGAAACAGGGAAAGAAGCAAGGCAAGAATTGCCAATGAAGGACAGTACAAAATCAGCGTCAGACAACTTTTATGGGCTTGAGATCAATGTTTCAGATGAGGTGTTGAGGAAAGGTGTCCCACCAACAACCTTATCATGA
- the LOC106761724 gene encoding WAT1-related protein At4g08290 isoform X2: protein MVTWLRNARPYLMLLAVQFGSAGMFIFAMDAIKKGMSHYVFIVYRNAIASITLAPFAFVLERKVRPKMTVGIFSEIMALAFFEIILDQCFALLGMKFTSASFLSAVMNSAPSVTFVMAVILRLEHMKIKEVACQAKLIGTIVTFGGTLLMALYKGPVITLMKSSTTHAAQPQTLNNPTANHWILGTCFLLIGCAGFSAFYILQTITLRKYPTEMSLATWVCFVGALQSSVVAAIAERRHPHAWAIGWDTRLFAPAYAGIVTSGVQYYIQGMVIKSMGPVIVTAFNPLRMIIITTLACIILSEQLYLGSVIGAIVVVLGLYLVVWGKAKECQRRMPPSPAKDNFPEDQRQLPVTAPRNDNKG, encoded by the exons atggttACGTGGTTGAGAAATGCAAGGCCCTATCTGATGTTACTGGCTGTTCAATTTGGTTCTGCTGGCATGTTCATATTTGCCATGGATGCTATAAAGAAGGGTATGAGCCATTACGTCTTCATTGTCTACCGTAACGCCATAGCCTCTATAACTCTAGCTCCCTTCGCCTTTGTTCTTGAAAG GAAAGTTCGGCCGAAGATGACTGTCGGTATATTTTCAGAGATTATGGCACTGGCTTTCTTCGA GATAATACTGGATCAGTGTTTCGCTCTCTTGGGCATGAAGTTCACGTCAGCTTCTTTCCTATCTGCTGTCATGAACTCTGCACCCTCTGTTACTTTTGTCATGGCTGTTATTCTGAG GTTGGAGCACATGAAGATAAAGGAGGTGGCATGTCAAGCCAAATTGATTGGAACAATAGTAACTTTTGGAGGAACCTTGCTAATGGCACTTTACAAAGGCCCTGTGATTACTTTGATGAAATCTTCAACAACTCATGCTGCCCAACCTCAGACTCTGAACAACCCCACCGCTAACCACTGGATCCTAGGAACATGTTTCCTCCTCATCGGTTGTGCAGGCTTCTCTGCGTTTTACATATTACAA ACCATAACATTGAGAAAATACCCAACAGAGATGTCCCTGGCGACTTGGGTTTGCTTCGTAGGTGCACTTCAAAGCTCTGTTGTAGCAGCCATCGCAGAACGCCGCCACCCTCATGCATGGGCCATTGGTTGGGATACACGACTCTTTGCTCCAGCTTATGCA GGAATAGTTACATCAGGAGTTCAGTATTACATACAAGGCATGGTGATTAAATCGATGGGCCCAGTTATTGTGACTGCTTTTAATCCTCTTCGTATGATCATCATTACCACCTTGGCCTGCATCATTCTATCTGAGCAACTCTACCTTGGAAG TGTTATTGGAGCTATAGTTGTGGTTCTTGGGCTATATCTAGTCGTGTGGGGAAAAGCTAAAGAATGCCAACGAAGAATGCCACCATCCCCTGCAAAGGATAACTTTCCAGAAGACCAACGACAGCTACCTGTTACAGCTCCTAGGAATGATAATAAGGGTTAA
- the LOC106761724 gene encoding WAT1-related protein At4g08290 isoform X1 codes for MVTWLRNARPYLMLLAVQFGSAGMFIFAMDAIKKGMSHYVFIVYRNAIASITLAPFAFVLERKVRPKMTVGIFSEIMALAFFEIILDQCFALLGMKFTSASFLSAVMNSAPSVTFVMAVILSLRKAENHRRRLLYRLEHMKIKEVACQAKLIGTIVTFGGTLLMALYKGPVITLMKSSTTHAAQPQTLNNPTANHWILGTCFLLIGCAGFSAFYILQTITLRKYPTEMSLATWVCFVGALQSSVVAAIAERRHPHAWAIGWDTRLFAPAYAGIVTSGVQYYIQGMVIKSMGPVIVTAFNPLRMIIITTLACIILSEQLYLGSVIGAIVVVLGLYLVVWGKAKECQRRMPPSPAKDNFPEDQRQLPVTAPRNDNKG; via the exons atggttACGTGGTTGAGAAATGCAAGGCCCTATCTGATGTTACTGGCTGTTCAATTTGGTTCTGCTGGCATGTTCATATTTGCCATGGATGCTATAAAGAAGGGTATGAGCCATTACGTCTTCATTGTCTACCGTAACGCCATAGCCTCTATAACTCTAGCTCCCTTCGCCTTTGTTCTTGAAAG GAAAGTTCGGCCGAAGATGACTGTCGGTATATTTTCAGAGATTATGGCACTGGCTTTCTTCGA GATAATACTGGATCAGTGTTTCGCTCTCTTGGGCATGAAGTTCACGTCAGCTTCTTTCCTATCTGCTGTCATGAACTCTGCACCCTCTGTTACTTTTGTCATGGCTGTTATTCTGAG CCTAAGGAAAGCAGAGAATCACCGACGTAGGTTATTGTATAGGTTGGAGCACATGAAGATAAAGGAGGTGGCATGTCAAGCCAAATTGATTGGAACAATAGTAACTTTTGGAGGAACCTTGCTAATGGCACTTTACAAAGGCCCTGTGATTACTTTGATGAAATCTTCAACAACTCATGCTGCCCAACCTCAGACTCTGAACAACCCCACCGCTAACCACTGGATCCTAGGAACATGTTTCCTCCTCATCGGTTGTGCAGGCTTCTCTGCGTTTTACATATTACAA ACCATAACATTGAGAAAATACCCAACAGAGATGTCCCTGGCGACTTGGGTTTGCTTCGTAGGTGCACTTCAAAGCTCTGTTGTAGCAGCCATCGCAGAACGCCGCCACCCTCATGCATGGGCCATTGGTTGGGATACACGACTCTTTGCTCCAGCTTATGCA GGAATAGTTACATCAGGAGTTCAGTATTACATACAAGGCATGGTGATTAAATCGATGGGCCCAGTTATTGTGACTGCTTTTAATCCTCTTCGTATGATCATCATTACCACCTTGGCCTGCATCATTCTATCTGAGCAACTCTACCTTGGAAG TGTTATTGGAGCTATAGTTGTGGTTCTTGGGCTATATCTAGTCGTGTGGGGAAAAGCTAAAGAATGCCAACGAAGAATGCCACCATCCCCTGCAAAGGATAACTTTCCAGAAGACCAACGACAGCTACCTGTTACAGCTCCTAGGAATGATAATAAGGGTTAA
- the LOC106761598 gene encoding WAT1-related protein At4g08290, which translates to MIVADKEKQVYKEFPSLLTQRENKMRTWFTNAKPYLLLLAVQFGSAGMFIFAMDAMRKGMSHYVFTVYRNLIAFLTLSPFAFLLERKVRPKMTVGVFSEIMALAFFEIILDQCFALLGMKFTSASFLSAVMNSAPSVTFVMAVILKLEHMKMKEATCKAKVIGTIVSFGGTLLMALYKGPALSVMGSSTTQPQNVNSPTGNHWIIGTAFLLIGCAGFSAFYILQVITLRKYPAEMSLATWVCFVGALQSSIVAFFAEHHHPHAWSIGWDTRFFAPAYAGIVSSGVQYYIQGVVIKSMGPVIVTAFNPLRMIIITTLACIVLSEKLYLGSIIGAVVVVLGLYLVVWGKYKECQQRIMPPSPANDIPPEDQRQLPVTAPRNDSNDNNA; encoded by the exons ATGATTGTTGCAGATAAAGAGAAGCAGGTATATAAGGAATTTCCATCACTTCTCACTCAGAGAGAGAATAAGATGCGTACGTGGTTCACTAATGCAAAGCCGTATCTGCTGTTATTGGCCGTTCAATTTGGCTCCGCCGGCATGTTCATTTTCGCCATGGATGCCATGAGAAAGGGCATGAGCCATTACGTCTTCACCGTCTACCGTAATCTCATCGCCTTTCTCACTCTCTCCCCCTTTGCATTTCTTCTTGAAAG GAAAGTTCGGCCCAAGATGACTGTTGGTGTATTTTCAGAGATTATGGCACTGGCTTTTTTCGA GATAATACTTGACCAGTGTTTCGCTCTCTTGGGCATGAAATTCACGTCAGCTTCTTTCCTATCTGCTGTCATGAACTCCGCACCCTCTGTTACTTTTGTCATGGCTGTTATTCTAAA ATTGGAACACATGAAGATGAAGGAGGCAACATGTAAAGCGAAAGTGATTGGAACTATAGTAAGTTTTGGAGGAACTTTGCTGATGGCACTGTACAAAGGCCCGGCACTTAGTGTTATGGGATCTTCAACCACCCAACCTCAGAACGTCAACAGCCCCACCGGTAACCACTGGATCATAGGGACAGCTTTCCTCCTTATTGGTTGTGCAGGCTTTTCTGCCTTTTACATATTACAA GTCATTACATTGAGAAAATACCCAGCAGAGATGTCCCTGGCTACTTGGGTTTGCTTTGTCGGTGCCCTTCAAAGTTCTATCGTGGCATTCTTCGCAGAACACCACCACCCTCATGCCTGGTCCATTGGTTGGGATACACGATTCTTTGCTCCTGCTTACGCG GGAATAGTTTCATCCGGAGTTCAGTATTACATACAAGGCGTGGTGATCAAATCCATGGGCCCAGTTATTGTGACTGCTTTTAATCCCCTTCGTATGATCATCATTACCACCTTGGCCTGCATCGTCCTCTCTGAGAAACTCTACCTTGGAAG TATTATTGGAGCAGTAGTTGTGGTTCTTGGACTGTATCTTGTTGTGTGGGGAAAATATAAAGAATGCCAACAAAGGATAATGCCACCATCCCCTGCAAATGATATCCCTCCAGAAGATCAACGTCAGCTACCTGTCACAGCTCCTAGGAATGATAGCAACGATAATAATGCTTAA